From one Mycobacterium colombiense CECT 3035 genomic stretch:
- a CDS encoding VOC family protein, which yields MSDGKHHHHMTHWPLQLAPIGGIRFARRSTHFAETVRFYRDLVGLPLYETFAESYGSNGAIFGLPSWNLTMEIVEAVDPVAVDHHEQLCLYFPDQQAQQAALARLREAGVEPVEQHPYWEATGAVTFRDPDGREIVFAPFVFGVNEPDGSAASGTHEFPSA from the coding sequence ATGAGCGACGGCAAGCACCACCACCACATGACGCACTGGCCGCTGCAGCTGGCGCCGATCGGCGGTATCCGCTTCGCGCGCCGCTCCACACATTTCGCGGAAACGGTGCGGTTTTACCGCGACCTGGTGGGGCTGCCACTCTACGAGACGTTCGCGGAAAGCTACGGAAGCAACGGCGCCATCTTCGGGCTGCCGAGCTGGAACCTCACCATGGAAATCGTGGAGGCCGTCGACCCCGTGGCGGTGGACCACCACGAACAGCTGTGTCTGTACTTTCCCGACCAACAGGCGCAGCAAGCCGCCCTCGCGCGCCTGCGCGAGGCGGGCGTCGAGCCCGTCGAACAGCACCCCTATTGGGAGGCCACGGGCGCGGTCACCTTCCGCGACCCGGACGGACGCGAAATTGTGTTCGCGCCCTTCGTATTCGGCGTCAACGAACCCGACGGCAGCGCCGCGTCCGGGACGCACGAATTCCCGTCGGCCTGA